One segment of Proteus appendicitidis DNA contains the following:
- a CDS encoding terminase large subunit, which yields MAIVADGIQYAEQVVTGEIVACELVRLACQRFLNDLEHGPERGIYFIEDRAQHILDFYNFIPHVKGALAGKPIDLMPWHIFILINIFGFVIPLIDEQTGKEVVDEDGDVVFVRRFRTAYNEVARKNAKSTLSSGIGLYMTGADGEGGAEVYSAATTRDQARIVFEDAKNMLKKSKATLGRLFEFNKLAIYQERTASKFEPLSSDANNLDGLNIHCGIVDELHAHKTRDVWDVLETATGARLQSLLFGITTAGFNKEGICYELRDYGIKVLRGQVDDDSFFAIIYTLDKDDDPFDETVWQKANPGLGVCKRWDDLRRLAKKAKEQVSARINFFTKHMNIWVTAESSWMDMMKWDSAPELASQQELQTYPLWVGVDLANKIDICAAAKVWKQPDNGHVHADFKFWLPEDRLERCSKQMAELYRKWADMGYLELTDGEVVDHAQIKEEIIEWVTGENLNELGFDPWSATQFSLSLAEEGLPLVEVAQTVRNFSESMKEIEALVYAGKFHHGQHPVMNWMMSNVTVKPDKNDNIFPNKSTPEAKIDGPVALFTGMSRLLVNGGDQEQNLSDVLASRGLRSL from the coding sequence ATGGCAATCGTAGCAGATGGAATTCAGTACGCCGAACAGGTAGTGACTGGAGAAATTGTTGCGTGCGAACTGGTACGTTTAGCGTGCCAACGGTTTTTGAATGATTTAGAGCATGGGCCTGAGCGTGGCATCTATTTCATTGAAGATCGCGCACAGCACATACTCGATTTTTACAATTTTATTCCTCATGTCAAAGGGGCATTGGCCGGTAAGCCCATTGATTTAATGCCTTGGCATATTTTTATCTTAATTAATATTTTTGGCTTTGTTATTCCGTTAATTGATGAACAAACGGGTAAAGAAGTTGTAGATGAAGACGGTGATGTTGTCTTTGTCCGTCGTTTTCGCACCGCTTACAACGAAGTTGCACGTAAAAACGCAAAATCCACATTGTCATCAGGGATTGGGCTTTATATGACAGGTGCTGATGGTGAGGGCGGTGCCGAAGTTTACTCAGCAGCTACGACGCGTGATCAGGCTCGTATCGTATTTGAAGATGCGAAGAATATGCTGAAGAAGTCCAAAGCGACACTAGGTCGTTTATTTGAATTTAATAAACTCGCTATCTATCAAGAAAGAACCGCCTCTAAGTTTGAACCTCTTTCCAGTGATGCCAATAACCTTGATGGTTTAAATATTCATTGTGGCATTGTTGATGAATTGCATGCACACAAAACTCGTGATGTGTGGGATGTATTAGAAACCGCCACCGGTGCGCGTCTGCAGTCTCTTCTTTTTGGGATCACCACTGCGGGTTTTAATAAGGAGGGGATTTGTTACGAACTACGAGATTACGGTATTAAAGTGCTTCGTGGCCAAGTGGATGATGACTCGTTTTTCGCGATTATTTACACCTTAGATAAAGACGATGATCCCTTTGATGAAACTGTGTGGCAAAAAGCGAATCCGGGTCTCGGTGTTTGTAAGCGCTGGGATGATTTACGCCGTTTAGCCAAGAAAGCCAAAGAGCAGGTTTCTGCACGGATTAACTTCTTCACCAAACACATGAATATTTGGGTCACGGCTGAATCTTCATGGATGGATATGATGAAGTGGGATAGTGCTCCTGAACTCGCATCACAACAAGAATTACAAACTTATCCGTTATGGGTTGGTGTTGACCTTGCTAATAAAATTGATATTTGTGCGGCAGCTAAAGTATGGAAACAGCCCGATAACGGTCATGTTCATGCTGATTTTAAGTTTTGGTTACCCGAAGACCGACTTGAGCGTTGTTCTAAACAAATGGCGGAGCTTTACCGCAAATGGGCTGATATGGGGTATCTCGAATTAACTGATGGTGAAGTTGTCGATCATGCTCAAATTAAAGAAGAAATCATTGAATGGGTGACTGGCGAGAACTTAAACGAACTGGGTTTTGACCCGTGGAGTGCGACACAATTTAGTTTATCACTGGCTGAAGAAGGGTTACCCCTTGTTGAGGTTGCTCAAACGGTGCGTAATTTTTCTGAATCCATGAAAGAGATTGAAGCACTGGTTTATGCGGGTAAGTTTCATCATGGCCAACACCCTGTTATGAACTGGATGATGTCGAACGTCACGGTTAAACCGGATAAAAATGACAATATTTTCCCTAATAAATCAACCCCTGAAGCCAAAATAGACGGCCCTGTTGCACTATTTACAGGCATGAGTCGATTATTGGTGAATGGTGGAGATCAGGAACAAAACCTCTCTGATGTCCTCGCTTCTCGAGGCTTACGCTCTCTCTAA
- a CDS encoding phage portal protein, with amino-acid sequence MFFPGLFQKSQKEMTSSELSELIGLSYDTYSGRRVSTQLAMQLTSVFSCIRVLAESVGMLPCSLYEQLERGNKRATKERLHKLLAVKPNNYMTPQELWELLIACLCLRGNFYAYKVYALGEVVELLPLDPSCVTPKLNSQWEPEYQVTFPNGKSETLTQQEIWHVRIFTLDGLVGLSPIAYARQAIGLGLATEEHGSRLFGNGAVTSGVLQTDQYLKDDAYERLKSDFGERHQGLANAHKPMILEMGLKWQQISLSAEDAQFLETRKFQLEEICRIFRVPLHMVQNTDRATFNNIENLGIGFINYSLVPYLIRIEQRINAGLVKASKQGTFYAKFNTGALLRGDMKSRFEAYSTGINWGIYSPNECRELEELNPREGGDIYLTPMNMTTKPETQKQEEKAHADDDQTTA; translated from the coding sequence ATGTTTTTCCCTGGGTTATTTCAGAAATCTCAGAAAGAGATGACCTCATCAGAACTGAGTGAGTTAATTGGATTGTCTTATGACACTTATTCTGGTCGAAGAGTGAGTACACAACTCGCTATGCAACTGACTTCTGTATTTAGTTGTATTCGTGTTCTTGCAGAATCGGTAGGGATGTTGCCATGCTCTTTATATGAACAATTAGAAAGAGGAAATAAACGCGCCACCAAAGAACGGTTACACAAATTACTGGCGGTTAAGCCCAATAATTACATGACACCTCAAGAGCTTTGGGAACTATTAATTGCCTGTTTGTGTTTAAGAGGGAATTTTTATGCTTATAAGGTGTACGCCTTAGGCGAAGTGGTTGAATTACTACCTCTCGATCCTAGTTGTGTCACACCAAAATTAAATAGCCAATGGGAGCCTGAGTATCAGGTGACATTTCCAAATGGTAAAAGTGAAACACTGACACAGCAAGAAATCTGGCATGTGCGGATTTTTACTCTTGATGGTTTAGTGGGGTTAAGCCCAATCGCGTATGCACGTCAGGCTATTGGTTTGGGATTAGCCACCGAAGAGCATGGTTCGCGTTTATTTGGAAACGGTGCGGTGACAAGTGGTGTATTACAAACGGATCAATATCTAAAAGATGATGCTTACGAAAGACTGAAATCTGACTTCGGTGAACGGCACCAAGGGTTAGCCAATGCACACAAACCGATGATTTTAGAAATGGGGTTGAAGTGGCAACAAATCAGTTTATCGGCTGAAGATGCGCAATTTCTTGAAACACGAAAGTTTCAGTTAGAGGAAATTTGCCGTATTTTTCGTGTTCCCCTTCACATGGTGCAAAACACCGATCGCGCCACATTCAATAACATTGAAAACTTGGGTATTGGTTTTATTAACTACTCACTTGTTCCCTACCTTATTCGTATAGAGCAACGTATTAATGCAGGGCTAGTAAAAGCCAGTAAGCAAGGGACTTTTTATGCCAAATTTAATACTGGCGCTTTATTACGTGGTGATATGAAATCGCGATTTGAAGCCTACTCAACAGGCATTAACTGGGGGATTTATTCGCCTAATGAATGTCGTGAACTCGAAGAGTTAAATCCTCGTGAGGGTGGTGATATTTATCTCACACCGATGAACATGACCACTAAACCAGAAACCCAAAAACAAGAGGAGAAAGCGCATGCCGATGACGACCAAACAACGGCTTGA
- a CDS encoding HK97 family phage prohead protease: MTTKQRLDVPLKIKSVSDSGEFEGYGSVFGVKDSYADIVMPGAFLNSLSQWKEKGSLPALLWQHQMAEPIGIYTEMREDSTGLYVKGRLLIDDDPLSKRAHAHMKVGSLSGLSIGYILKDYEYDRSKDAFLLKEIDLWEVSLVTFPSNDEARVSDVKSAFARGELPTQKSIERVLRDVGLSRTQAKAFMAKGYDALSLRDVEQEALETLKSIFK; this comes from the coding sequence ATGACGACCAAACAACGGCTTGATGTGCCATTGAAAATTAAGTCTGTTAGTGACTCTGGCGAGTTTGAAGGCTACGGCTCCGTTTTCGGGGTAAAAGACAGTTATGCCGATATTGTGATGCCGGGGGCTTTTCTTAATTCCCTGAGTCAGTGGAAAGAAAAAGGTTCATTACCCGCCTTACTTTGGCAACACCAAATGGCTGAGCCTATTGGTATTTATACCGAGATGCGAGAAGACAGCACCGGACTCTATGTAAAAGGTCGTCTGTTAATTGATGACGACCCGTTATCTAAACGTGCACATGCTCATATGAAGGTCGGATCACTCTCCGGCCTTTCTATTGGTTACATTCTTAAAGATTATGAATATGACCGCAGTAAAGATGCTTTTCTACTGAAAGAAATCGACCTATGGGAAGTCAGCTTAGTGACATTTCCTTCCAATGATGAAGCGCGAGTCAGTGATGTGAAGTCGGCATTTGCTCGTGGTGAATTACCCACACAAAAAAGTATTGAGCGAGTCCTGCGCGATGTTGGGCTTTCGCGAACACAAGCTAAGGCTTTTATGGCCAAAGGCTACGATGCACTTTCTCTGCGTGATGTTGAGCAAGAAGCATTAGAAACATTGAAATCTATTTTTAAATAA
- a CDS encoding phage major capsid protein: MPIDHKDVSEVAQELKGQFDEFKKSNDKRIDAIEAEKSKLSATVDTLNEKLSELDELKSNLEAELASVKRPDGNVTNKDVSEHKTAFELFVRKGTDDGLAELERKAMQVGSDPDGGYAVPEELDRNIITALRDEVVMRQECNVITVGTEKFKRLINQGGTNSGWVGEVDKRPETSTSKLASIEPFWGEIYGNPAATQTMLDDAFFNVEQFITSELATEFSEQEEAVFTHGDGIKKPKGLLAYGSDDKGDKEREWGKLQHLLLKKPTEITADEIMKLIYTMRKVYRTGAKFMMNNNTLFQVRTLKDAQGNYLWQPGLQLGQPSALLGYGIAENEQFSDVSADAVPIAFGNFNRCYTILDRIGVRMLRDPYTNKPFVHFYTTKRVGSMLVDSNAVKLLKAGATK, from the coding sequence ATGCCTATTGATCATAAAGATGTCAGTGAAGTTGCTCAGGAATTAAAAGGTCAGTTTGACGAATTTAAAAAGTCGAATGACAAACGTATCGATGCGATTGAAGCTGAAAAAAGTAAGTTATCAGCAACCGTTGATACCTTAAATGAAAAATTATCAGAGCTGGATGAATTAAAAAGCAATTTAGAAGCTGAGCTCGCTTCGGTAAAACGTCCAGATGGTAACGTGACGAATAAAGATGTCTCTGAGCATAAAACTGCGTTTGAATTATTTGTGCGTAAAGGTACCGATGATGGGCTTGCGGAATTAGAGCGTAAAGCAATGCAGGTCGGTTCAGATCCTGACGGCGGCTATGCAGTACCCGAAGAACTGGATCGTAATATCATTACGGCATTGCGTGATGAAGTGGTTATGCGCCAAGAGTGTAATGTGATTACGGTTGGCACAGAGAAGTTTAAACGCCTGATTAATCAAGGTGGCACTAATAGTGGATGGGTGGGTGAAGTGGATAAACGCCCTGAAACCAGCACATCAAAACTCGCGTCTATTGAACCGTTCTGGGGTGAAATCTACGGTAACCCTGCTGCTACTCAAACTATGCTCGATGATGCCTTTTTTAATGTTGAGCAATTCATCACCAGTGAGTTAGCCACAGAATTTTCAGAGCAGGAAGAAGCGGTATTTACCCACGGTGACGGTATTAAAAAGCCTAAAGGACTGTTGGCATACGGCAGTGACGATAAAGGCGACAAAGAACGTGAATGGGGTAAGTTACAGCATTTGTTATTGAAAAAACCGACAGAAATCACTGCGGATGAAATCATGAAATTGATTTACACCATGCGAAAGGTTTATCGTACAGGTGCTAAATTTATGATGAATAACAATACATTATTCCAAGTTCGCACACTGAAAGATGCTCAAGGTAATTATTTGTGGCAACCCGGTCTGCAATTAGGGCAACCTTCAGCATTATTAGGGTATGGCATTGCAGAAAATGAGCAATTTTCTGATGTATCTGCTGATGCTGTGCCGATTGCTTTTGGTAACTTCAACCGCTGTTACACTATTCTTGATCGTATTGGTGTTCGTATGTTACGTGACCCATACACTAACAAACCGTTTGTCCATTTCTATACGACGAAACGCGTTGGCTCTATGTTGGTTGACAGTAATGCTGTGAAGTTACTGAAAGCTGGAGCCACTAAATAA
- a CDS encoding head-tail connector protein, whose amino-acid sequence MAFPTIDELKRQCYIDGDQDDDLLQQNLLSAIAEVERLTNRKLYDDEIPENDHYGLLLSEDIKIRLMQMVGFWYENREGQSLPESLCNALREYRIRPMRGQS is encoded by the coding sequence ATGGCATTTCCAACTATCGATGAATTGAAACGCCAATGTTATATCGATGGTGATCAGGATGATGATTTACTTCAACAAAATCTATTATCAGCGATAGCCGAAGTGGAAAGATTAACAAACCGAAAATTGTATGATGATGAAATACCTGAAAATGATCATTATGGCTTACTTCTTTCCGAAGATATAAAAATAAGGCTCATGCAAATGGTTGGTTTTTGGTATGAGAATCGTGAAGGTCAATCACTCCCCGAGTCGCTATGTAATGCATTGCGTGAATATCGTATCAGACCCATGCGAGGGCAATCATGA
- a CDS encoding phage head closure protein yields the protein MKAGRLRQTVIFQQNVPIKLPSGQLKKEWVDIASVRCEVKHLSGRELISANAEMSEVTVRVWMRYRPDINSTCRMVWREQIYDIQSVIPDEKLTRLELLCKQGVKQP from the coding sequence ATGAAAGCAGGAAGATTGCGTCAAACTGTCATATTTCAACAGAACGTACCCATTAAGTTACCTTCAGGGCAACTTAAAAAAGAGTGGGTTGATATCGCTTCAGTGCGATGCGAAGTAAAACATCTTTCTGGTCGTGAGCTGATATCCGCTAATGCTGAAATGTCAGAGGTTACTGTTAGAGTGTGGATGCGTTATCGACCCGATATTAACAGTACCTGCAGAATGGTTTGGCGTGAGCAAATTTATGATATTCAGTCAGTCATTCCTGATGAGAAATTGACTCGATTAGAATTGCTATGTAAACAGGGAGTTAAACAACCATGA
- a CDS encoding HK97-gp10 family putative phage morphogenesis protein, whose amino-acid sequence MNLDFSDLLDLSRELDVLSRAESHQAMRKATNAAAMLLRDEIRTSAPRKTGKLARNIVTRNHRMRNKGEVSSGVYVRGSNASGTNSDTSMKSDHPNNAFYWRFLEEGTSKMAPRPFIRPTFDRESDKAANLAISELNRAIDEALGK is encoded by the coding sequence ATGAATTTGGATTTCTCCGATCTACTCGACTTATCAAGAGAGTTAGATGTTTTAAGTCGAGCTGAAAGTCATCAAGCGATGCGAAAAGCAACCAATGCGGCCGCAATGTTATTACGTGATGAAATCAGAACGTCCGCGCCACGAAAGACAGGAAAATTAGCACGAAATATAGTGACCCGTAATCACAGAATGCGCAATAAAGGCGAGGTTTCTTCAGGCGTTTATGTTCGAGGGAGTAACGCATCAGGCACAAACAGTGATACATCCATGAAAAGTGATCATCCTAACAATGCCTTTTATTGGCGCTTTCTTGAAGAGGGCACTTCTAAAATGGCGCCGAGGCCTTTTATACGTCCCACTTTTGATCGTGAATCGGATAAGGCAGCCAATTTAGCCATTAGCGAATTAAATAGAGCGATTGATGAGGCGCTAGGAAAATGA
- a CDS encoding phage tail tube protein — protein sequence MSSKYEKTQGTKISVSKLPATEVNPADAVFLGISCSTKEISYTGGQKSDIDVTTLCSEEQEVTNGLSAPAELTINGNFTDDEGQETLRTAYENDEVHAFKVEFPSGIGYAFLAEVRQNSWSVSTSGVVSASFTLRLKGKSKPIKNGTVNLNKGSE from the coding sequence ATGTCTAGTAAATATGAAAAAACACAAGGCACTAAAATCAGTGTCTCGAAATTACCCGCAACAGAAGTTAATCCAGCTGATGCGGTATTTTTAGGGATTTCTTGTTCAACAAAAGAGATCAGTTATACCGGTGGGCAGAAATCAGATATTGATGTCACCACGCTCTGCTCTGAGGAGCAAGAAGTTACCAATGGATTATCCGCACCTGCAGAACTCACCATTAATGGTAATTTCACCGATGATGAAGGCCAAGAAACATTACGTACCGCGTATGAAAATGATGAAGTTCATGCATTTAAAGTGGAGTTCCCTTCAGGTATTGGCTATGCCTTTTTAGCCGAAGTGCGTCAAAACAGTTGGAGTGTTTCTACTTCGGGTGTGGTTTCCGCTTCATTTACCCTACGTTTAAAAGGTAAATCTAAGCCGATTAAAAACGGGACTGTTAATTTAAATAAAGGTAGCGAATAA
- a CDS encoding phage tail assembly chaperone, translating to MKKPSLKSLALSEKNAFRTKKVNVAEWENAVVMLREPSSPAWMKWREIIHHDNAEDEHSLSDIEIAQRNLRADVVMFIDVLRDENGDVVFDESDINDVMAIYGPVHSRLLKQALDLTISVDDAEKK from the coding sequence ATGAAAAAACCGTCATTAAAATCACTGGCTTTAAGTGAAAAGAATGCCTTTCGCACAAAGAAAGTGAATGTTGCTGAATGGGAAAATGCGGTCGTCATGCTTCGTGAACCGTCATCACCTGCATGGATGAAGTGGCGTGAAATTATTCATCATGATAATGCTGAAGATGAACATTCGTTATCTGACATTGAAATTGCACAACGTAATTTACGTGCCGATGTTGTGATGTTTATTGATGTGTTGCGTGATGAAAACGGGGATGTCGTTTTTGATGAATCAGACATCAACGATGTGATGGCTATTTATGGCCCTGTGCATTCTCGTTTATTAAAACAAGCGCTCGATTTA